The Terriglobus tenax genome contains a region encoding:
- the murQ gene encoding N-acetylmuramic acid 6-phosphate etherase — translation MTEPLAAPAAKNTERDQFDLQALITERPNEASEGFDTKSALEIARIINHEDAKVHLAVKKALPEIALVIDQVARALRDGGRLIYVGAGSSGRIASLDSQECPATFSTQPQQIQYLMCGGPKALASAADVNEDSPEMGQRDIAKRRPTRKDIVIGISASGHTPYVVGAVKYARQQGARTAAVVCNPQSNLAEVSDICIVADVGPEVISGSTRLKAGTAQKMILNMITTGAMTRLGYVYENLMVNVHMKNAKLVERGINVLQRVTGVDRDTAIRAIKSAGKSIPIAVVMLKANVDKMEAVRRLGKSDGNVRLAIEDSRLEL, via the coding sequence ATGACCGAACCCCTCGCAGCTCCCGCAGCCAAGAACACTGAACGTGACCAGTTCGACCTGCAGGCTCTGATTACGGAGCGGCCGAACGAAGCCTCTGAAGGTTTCGATACCAAGAGTGCGCTTGAAATCGCGCGCATCATCAATCATGAAGACGCCAAGGTTCACCTGGCGGTGAAAAAGGCTCTGCCGGAAATCGCCTTGGTCATCGACCAGGTGGCTCGCGCCCTGCGCGACGGCGGACGCCTGATCTATGTCGGCGCCGGCTCCTCGGGCCGCATCGCCTCGCTCGATTCGCAGGAGTGTCCTGCCACCTTCTCCACCCAGCCGCAGCAGATCCAGTACCTGATGTGCGGCGGCCCCAAGGCACTTGCCTCCGCCGCAGACGTCAATGAGGACTCGCCGGAGATGGGCCAGCGCGACATCGCCAAGCGCCGTCCCACCCGCAAGGACATCGTCATCGGCATCTCCGCCTCCGGGCACACCCCCTATGTCGTCGGAGCGGTCAAGTACGCCCGCCAGCAGGGTGCCCGCACCGCAGCCGTGGTCTGTAACCCGCAGAGCAATCTCGCCGAGGTCTCCGACATCTGCATCGTCGCCGACGTCGGCCCCGAGGTCATCTCCGGCTCCACCCGCCTGAAGGCCGGCACCGCCCAGAAGATGATCCTGAATATGATCACCACCGGCGCCATGACACGCCTGGGCTACGTGTACGAAAACCTGATGGTGAACGTGCACATGAAGAACGCCAAGCTGGTGGAACGCGGCATCAACGTGCTGCAGCGCGTCACCGGAGTGGACCGCGACACCGCCATCCGCGCCATCAAGTCCGCCGGCAAGTCCATCCCCATCGCCGTGGTCATGCTGAAGGCTAATGTCGACAAGATGGAAGCCGTCCGGCGCCTCGGCAAGTCCGACGGCAACGTCCGCCTGGCGATCGAAGACAGCCGCCTCGAACTGTAA
- the rfbB gene encoding dTDP-glucose 4,6-dehydratase, producing the protein MTQENRPILVTGGAGFIGSNFVLDWFALEPSPVINLDKLTYAGNPLTLSSLEGNPGYTFVHGDICDGDLVANLLTKYRPRAIVHFAAESHVDRSILGPEAFLKTNIDGTFTLLRAAQAYYQTLEGVEKEGFRFHHVSTDEVFGTLKPEDPAFHEETPYAPNSPYAASKAASDHLVRAWHHTYGLPTLMTNCSNNYGPYHFPEKLIPLMITHALEGKPLPVYGDGLQVRDWLYVKDHCSAIRTVLAKGTVGETYNVGGCNQRTNLEVVNLLCELLDELVPESKFRPHKQLIQFVTDRPGHDRRYAIDARKIERELGWKPAESFDTGLRKTVKWYLSNTAWVEGVTSGAYKQWIEKNYGSRKAEQ; encoded by the coding sequence ATGACGCAGGAAAACCGACCGATTTTGGTGACTGGCGGAGCTGGATTTATTGGGAGCAATTTTGTTCTGGACTGGTTTGCGCTGGAACCGTCTCCTGTCATCAACCTGGACAAGCTGACCTATGCGGGAAACCCGCTCACCCTGTCCTCCCTGGAAGGGAATCCGGGGTACACCTTCGTCCATGGGGACATCTGTGACGGTGATCTGGTCGCAAATCTCCTTACGAAATACCGTCCCCGGGCGATCGTTCATTTCGCTGCCGAAAGCCACGTCGATCGCTCCATCCTGGGGCCGGAAGCCTTTCTGAAGACCAACATCGACGGTACTTTCACTCTGCTCCGCGCGGCACAGGCCTATTACCAGACGCTGGAGGGTGTGGAGAAGGAGGGTTTCCGTTTTCACCATGTCTCGACCGATGAGGTTTTCGGAACGCTGAAGCCGGAGGATCCTGCCTTTCACGAGGAGACGCCCTACGCTCCGAACTCGCCCTATGCGGCCAGCAAGGCGGCCAGCGATCACCTGGTACGTGCCTGGCACCATACTTACGGTCTGCCGACCCTGATGACTAACTGTTCCAACAACTATGGTCCGTATCACTTCCCGGAGAAGCTGATTCCATTGATGATTACGCATGCTCTGGAAGGTAAGCCGCTGCCGGTGTATGGTGATGGACTGCAGGTGCGGGACTGGTTGTATGTGAAGGATCATTGTTCGGCGATCCGCACCGTGCTGGCGAAGGGAACTGTGGGTGAGACCTATAACGTGGGCGGGTGCAACCAGCGGACGAACCTGGAGGTCGTGAATCTTTTGTGCGAGTTGCTGGATGAGTTGGTGCCTGAGTCGAAGTTCCGGCCGCACAAACAGTTGATCCAATTTGTCACCGACCGTCCTGGACATGACCGCAGGTACGCGATTGATGCTCGCAAAATTGAGCGCGAACTGGGCTGGAAGCCGGCGGAGAGTTTTGATACTGGCCTGCGGAAGACAGTGAAGTGGTATCTGTCCAACACGGCATGGGTAGAGGGTGTAACCAGTGGCGCGTACAAGCAGTGGATTGAAAAGAATTACGGTTCTCGGAAGGCGGAGCAGTAA
- the rfbA gene encoding glucose-1-phosphate thymidylyltransferase RfbA has translation MKGIILAGGSGTRLYPVTQAVSKQLLPVYDKPMIYYPLSVLMLADIREILVISTPQDTPRFQQLLGDGSQWGLSLQYAVQPSPDGLAQAFLIGRDFLAGEPCCLVLGDNIFFGTELPKKLQAASQKSSGATVFAYRVSDPERYGVVEFDAAGNAISLEEKPAEPKSSYAVTGVYFYDAQIVQVAESIQPSPRGELEITDVNRWYLERGQLSVQNLGRGTAWLDTGTHDSLLEAGTFIHAIEHRQGLKVACPEEIAYRKKWISSAQLEAQAKKIGKSSYANYLNHILKERIL, from the coding sequence ATGAAGGGAATTATCCTGGCCGGAGGCTCGGGCACGCGACTTTATCCGGTCACGCAGGCGGTTTCAAAGCAGTTGTTGCCCGTCTACGACAAGCCGATGATCTATTACCCTCTGTCGGTGCTGATGCTGGCCGATATCCGGGAAATCCTCGTCATCTCGACACCGCAGGATACGCCGCGGTTTCAGCAACTCTTAGGCGATGGCAGCCAGTGGGGACTTTCGCTGCAGTATGCGGTACAGCCCAGCCCGGACGGCCTGGCACAGGCATTTCTGATCGGTCGTGACTTTCTTGCTGGCGAGCCCTGCTGCCTGGTGTTGGGGGACAACATCTTCTTCGGCACCGAATTGCCAAAGAAGCTGCAGGCGGCTTCGCAGAAGTCCAGCGGAGCGACGGTGTTTGCATATCGCGTCAGCGATCCGGAACGCTATGGCGTAGTGGAGTTTGATGCGGCCGGAAACGCCATTTCGCTGGAAGAAAAGCCTGCCGAACCGAAGTCTTCCTATGCGGTGACAGGAGTTTATTTCTACGACGCGCAGATTGTGCAGGTAGCGGAGAGCATTCAGCCCTCACCGCGCGGCGAACTGGAAATTACCGATGTGAACCGCTGGTACCTGGAACGCGGACAGCTTTCGGTGCAGAACCTTGGCCGTGGAACGGCATGGCTCGACACCGGTACCCATGACTCCTTGCTGGAGGCGGGTACCTTTATCCATGCCATCGAGCACCGGCAGGGGCTCAAGGTCGCGTGTCCCGAGGAGATTGCGTATCGCAAGAAGTGGATTTCGTCGGCGCAGTTGGAAGCGCAGGCGAAGAAGATTGGCAAGAGCAGCTATGCCAACTATCTGAACCACATTCTGAAGGAGCGGATTCTCTGA
- the rfbD gene encoding dTDP-4-dehydrorhamnose reductase, whose product MGPVLLTGASGQVGGELEPMLKSIGGVIAPRREELDLSDLDAVRHAIRSLKPRWIINPAAYTSVDKAEQEPNAAYRLNAELPGVLGEEAAALGAVVLHFSTDYVFAGEGNTPYVESDETGPMGVYGASKLAGEHALAATGAAHFIFRTSWVYNATGKNFLRTILRFAREREELKIVADQHGAPTWARDLARLAIHTVESCESAGNAEEKAAEFSGVYHSCNAGETTWYGFAQEFLSLAAAKEPTQHWATLIPIRTTEYLTPARRPANSRLNCSKLEKKLNFRMPLWQDSLRRVMAEL is encoded by the coding sequence ATGGGGCCGGTGCTGCTAACCGGTGCAAGCGGACAGGTAGGCGGAGAACTGGAACCTATGCTGAAGAGCATAGGCGGGGTGATAGCTCCCAGGCGTGAAGAGCTTGATTTGAGTGATCTGGATGCGGTACGGCACGCTATCCGTTCGCTGAAGCCGCGTTGGATTATCAATCCTGCGGCGTACACCTCTGTAGATAAGGCTGAGCAGGAGCCGAACGCCGCGTATCGCCTGAATGCGGAACTGCCGGGAGTTCTGGGAGAAGAGGCGGCTGCACTGGGTGCGGTTGTCCTCCATTTCTCGACCGACTATGTCTTTGCAGGTGAAGGCAATACCCCGTACGTTGAATCGGATGAAACCGGCCCGATGGGTGTTTATGGCGCCAGCAAGCTGGCAGGGGAGCATGCTCTGGCGGCAACTGGAGCCGCCCATTTCATTTTCCGCACCAGCTGGGTCTATAACGCGACCGGGAAGAACTTTCTGCGTACGATCCTGCGATTTGCGCGAGAGAGGGAAGAACTCAAAATTGTTGCCGATCAGCATGGGGCACCGACATGGGCACGCGACCTTGCCCGGCTCGCCATACATACCGTGGAAAGCTGCGAATCCGCGGGGAATGCAGAAGAAAAGGCGGCTGAGTTTTCCGGGGTGTACCACTCCTGTAATGCAGGGGAGACCACCTGGTATGGCTTTGCGCAGGAGTTTTTGTCGCTCGCTGCGGCAAAGGAGCCAACACAGCATTGGGCCACGCTGATTCCGATCCGGACCACAGAGTATCTAACGCCAGCCCGCAGACCTGCAAACTCCCGGCTTAATTGCAGCAAGCTGGAGAAGAAGCTGAATTTCAGGATGCCTTTATGGCAGGATTCCCTGCGTAGGGTGATGGCGGAACTCTAA
- the rfbC gene encoding dTDP-4-dehydrorhamnose 3,5-epimerase — protein sequence MQLIDTPLNDVKRLLPDVYGDERGWFAETFSQRTFTQLGLPGQFVQDNQSLSLKGVLRGLHYQLGRPQGKLVRAFTGHIWDVAVDLRRDSTDFGKWAGFHLSEDTVEYLWIPEGFAHGFVVLSESANVLYKTTNFYFPEGERCIRWDDPTLAIEWPLDLVGKISLSGKDQRGTSFLHADLPPVPEAVSRR from the coding sequence ATGCAGCTGATTGATACCCCTCTCAATGACGTCAAGCGCCTTCTCCCCGATGTTTATGGTGATGAACGCGGATGGTTCGCGGAAACCTTTTCGCAGCGAACCTTCACCCAACTGGGTCTTCCGGGACAGTTCGTTCAGGACAATCAGTCTCTTTCGCTCAAGGGTGTACTCCGTGGCCTGCACTACCAGCTCGGCAGGCCGCAAGGCAAGCTGGTCCGTGCGTTTACAGGCCATATCTGGGACGTAGCTGTAGATCTTCGGCGTGACTCAACGGACTTCGGCAAATGGGCAGGTTTCCATCTGAGCGAAGATACGGTCGAGTATCTCTGGATTCCGGAAGGTTTCGCACACGGTTTTGTGGTCCTTTCGGAGAGCGCGAATGTGCTCTACAAAACCACGAACTTCTATTTCCCTGAAGGAGAACGCTGCATCCGCTGGGATGACCCAACGCTGGCCATTGAGTGGCCCCTGGATCTTGTAGGCAAGATCTCACTGTCGGGAAAGGATCAGCGTGGAACCAGCTTTCTCCACGCCGACCTCCCACCGGTTCCAGAAGCCGTATCCCGCCGTTAG
- a CDS encoding HAD family hydrolase, whose translation MALPHSADLRLLVFDLDGTLIDSRQDLCNSVNATLDHLGKPHLPDAVIASYIGDGASMLVRRALGDPEGDIHDEEYLQNALTFFLDYYRIHKLDFTYAYDGVLQSLEAIRAAQPHLKMAVLTNKPVNPSRDICRALGLEPFFFQNYGGNSFHSKKPDPHGLQTLMQEASASPGQTVMIGDSIVDILTAQNAGAWSLGCTFGLSSVTLAMDVPSLTCDSPQDWATLFA comes from the coding sequence ATGGCTCTTCCGCATTCCGCTGACCTCCGCCTTCTTGTCTTCGATCTGGACGGCACACTGATCGACTCCCGACAAGACCTCTGTAACTCCGTCAACGCCACCCTGGACCACCTGGGAAAGCCGCACCTGCCGGACGCAGTCATCGCCTCGTACATCGGCGATGGAGCCTCCATGCTGGTCCGCCGCGCCCTGGGCGACCCCGAAGGGGACATTCACGACGAAGAGTACCTGCAGAATGCTCTAACTTTCTTTCTGGACTACTACCGGATCCATAAGCTTGACTTTACGTATGCCTATGATGGCGTCCTGCAGTCTCTGGAAGCCATCCGCGCGGCTCAACCCCATTTGAAGATGGCCGTGTTGACCAACAAGCCCGTGAACCCTTCTCGCGACATCTGCCGTGCACTTGGCCTGGAACCCTTTTTCTTTCAGAACTATGGAGGTAACAGCTTCCACAGCAAGAAGCCCGACCCGCATGGCCTGCAAACCCTGATGCAGGAGGCCTCCGCCTCACCCGGCCAGACCGTAATGATCGGTGATTCCATTGTCGACATTCTTACGGCGCAAAACGCCGGAGCTTGGTCCCTGGGCTGCACCTTTGGGCTATCATCGGTCACCCTCGCAATGGACGTTCCCAGTCTTACCTGCGATTCACCCCAGGATTGGGCTACTTTATTTGCATAA
- a CDS encoding DUF4097 family beta strand repeat-containing protein, whose protein sequence is MNILRTVLTATALAAVAVLASAEDFTRTLSVSGTANVSVSTGSGYVKVVPGSGSEVRVVGHVRAGSGGWLSGNSDDRIRQIVSNPPVVQSGSSVTIGQTRGNDLYRNIVIDYDINVPANTMLHATSGSGNVMVGGVMGSVTASTGSGDVQVSNIGSEARLETGSGSIRADGIHGSAMLQTGSGDIELRQSAAGDVRAQTGSGSLRIRGFNGGLRAGTGSGDIEIEGNPSSDWKLETGSGSVRLTVGNAKFSLNASTGSGTVRVAQPILMQGTLNRHHVLGAVNGGGPVIKAETGSGDIEIR, encoded by the coding sequence ATGAACATTCTTCGTACCGTACTTACCGCCACCGCACTTGCCGCCGTCGCCGTGCTGGCCTCGGCAGAGGACTTCACCCGTACCCTTTCCGTCTCAGGAACGGCGAACGTCAGTGTTTCGACCGGCTCCGGTTACGTGAAGGTCGTTCCCGGCTCGGGCTCCGAGGTCCGTGTTGTCGGCCATGTCCGCGCCGGCTCCGGCGGATGGCTGTCGGGCAACTCCGATGACCGCATCCGGCAGATCGTCTCAAACCCGCCTGTCGTGCAGTCGGGCTCCAGCGTCACCATCGGCCAGACGCGCGGCAACGATCTCTACCGCAATATCGTCATCGACTACGACATCAATGTCCCGGCCAATACCATGCTGCACGCCACCTCCGGTTCCGGCAATGTCATGGTTGGAGGCGTCATGGGCTCGGTTACGGCCAGCACAGGTTCGGGGGATGTCCAGGTCTCCAACATCGGATCCGAGGCACGGCTTGAGACCGGCTCCGGTTCGATTCGGGCCGATGGCATTCACGGCTCGGCCATGCTCCAGACCGGTTCCGGTGACATTGAGTTGCGCCAGTCCGCCGCCGGCGATGTTCGCGCACAAACCGGCTCCGGTTCCCTTCGCATCCGCGGCTTCAATGGCGGCCTGCGTGCAGGAACCGGCTCAGGCGACATTGAAATTGAAGGCAATCCGTCTTCGGACTGGAAGCTGGAAACAGGCTCCGGTTCCGTTCGTCTGACCGTAGGCAATGCCAAATTTTCCCTGAACGCCTCGACCGGCTCCGGAACCGTCCGTGTGGCCCAGCCCATCCTGATGCAGGGCACACTGAACCGCCACCATGTTCTTGGTGCGGTCAATGGCGGTGGCCCGGTCATCAAGGCTGAAACAGGCTCGGGCGATATCGAAATCCGCTAA
- a CDS encoding efflux RND transporter periplasmic adaptor subunit → MAAARKSKRKLYIWGGIAVVVLAVGLTFAIKASGSSSKIEASQLSKVERGDIARSVVATGKVQPILKVEVKSKASGIVTKLFTDINQPVKTGQPLAQLDQQELLDQVAAQKAQLTAAESNAHAAQAAIEFDKVNAEAPDLPNFKHTFERALAMSKEGVVSQQALDDAQQKYAAAANARDKALAQITVDTAKLHQAQAQVAQAQASLRQLEEQLSYTNIVSPMDGVVLSRDVELGNAVSSILVMGSTATLVMTLGDTSQVYVQGKVDESDIGKVYMGQPARIRVESFKDKVFNGKVTKIAPLGVEKDNVTTFEVRVSIDNPGGELKANMTANAEIILEEHKNVLTVPEQAVIYDKQRNASVEVPDAKADKGRRKVAVKVGISNGTRTEVLSGISQNDQVILQQ, encoded by the coding sequence ATGGCCGCAGCCCGCAAATCCAAGCGCAAACTCTACATCTGGGGCGGAATTGCCGTCGTCGTTCTGGCCGTTGGGCTCACCTTTGCCATCAAGGCCTCCGGCTCCAGCTCAAAGATTGAAGCCTCGCAGCTTTCCAAGGTCGAGCGTGGCGACATCGCCCGCTCCGTTGTCGCAACCGGCAAGGTTCAGCCCATTCTGAAGGTCGAGGTTAAGTCCAAGGCTTCGGGCATCGTCACCAAGCTGTTTACTGACATCAATCAGCCGGTCAAGACTGGCCAGCCGCTGGCCCAGCTCGATCAGCAGGAGCTGCTGGATCAGGTTGCCGCGCAAAAGGCACAACTCACCGCGGCCGAGTCCAACGCGCACGCCGCACAGGCTGCCATCGAGTTCGACAAAGTAAACGCAGAGGCTCCCGATCTGCCGAACTTCAAGCACACCTTTGAGCGTGCGCTGGCCATGTCCAAGGAAGGCGTTGTAAGCCAGCAGGCCCTGGATGATGCGCAGCAGAAGTACGCCGCCGCCGCCAACGCCCGCGATAAGGCCCTGGCACAGATCACCGTTGATACCGCCAAGTTACACCAGGCGCAGGCCCAGGTAGCCCAGGCGCAGGCATCGCTTCGGCAGCTCGAAGAGCAGCTCAGCTACACCAACATCGTCTCTCCTATGGACGGTGTCGTGCTCTCCCGCGATGTTGAGCTTGGCAATGCTGTCAGCTCCATTCTCGTGATGGGATCAACCGCAACCCTGGTCATGACCCTCGGCGACACATCGCAGGTCTACGTTCAGGGCAAGGTCGACGAGAGCGATATCGGCAAGGTCTACATGGGCCAGCCGGCCCGTATCCGCGTAGAGAGCTTCAAGGACAAGGTCTTCAACGGTAAGGTCACCAAGATCGCTCCGCTCGGCGTCGAAAAAGATAACGTCACCACCTTCGAGGTGCGCGTTTCCATCGACAACCCCGGCGGCGAGCTGAAGGCCAACATGACCGCCAACGCGGAAATCATCCTGGAAGAACACAAGAATGTGCTCACGGTGCCGGAGCAGGCTGTGATCTACGACAAACAGCGCAATGCCAGCGTCGAGGTTCCCGATGCCAAGGCCGACAAGGGCCGCCGCAAGGTTGCCGTGAAGGTTGGCATCTCCAACGGCACACGCACCGAAGTGCTCAGCGGAATCAGCCAGAACGATCAGGTCATTCTGCAGCAGTAG
- the lexA gene encoding transcriptional repressor LexA: MAITRRQKDVLDFLSSFTQRCGYSPSYEEIATGLGVNSLATVHKHITNLQNKGLLQRAHNRSRSIDVLPARSKKGADRLPLLGRIAAGRPVEAIETAETISLGDILGNREVFALEVRGDSMRDEHIVSGDYVLVERTRTAREGEIVVALVDGTDATLKRFYREGSMIRLQPSNSEMAPIFAPAAAVTIQGKVLGVLRRY; the protein is encoded by the coding sequence ATGGCGATTACACGGCGGCAAAAAGACGTTCTCGACTTCCTTTCCTCATTTACGCAGCGTTGCGGCTACTCGCCGTCCTATGAGGAGATCGCCACCGGACTGGGAGTCAATTCGCTCGCCACCGTACATAAGCACATCACCAATCTGCAGAACAAAGGGCTTCTGCAGCGGGCGCACAACCGCAGCCGATCGATTGATGTGCTTCCGGCTCGTTCCAAAAAGGGAGCTGATCGTCTTCCCCTGCTTGGCCGCATCGCCGCCGGCCGGCCAGTAGAAGCCATTGAAACTGCGGAGACCATCTCGTTGGGCGACATCCTGGGTAACCGTGAGGTCTTTGCTCTCGAGGTCCGGGGAGACTCCATGCGCGATGAACACATCGTCTCCGGAGATTACGTGCTGGTGGAGCGCACGCGCACCGCACGGGAGGGCGAGATCGTCGTTGCCCTGGTGGATGGCACCGATGCCACCCTGAAACGCTTCTACCGTGAAGGCAGCATGATCCGCCTTCAGCCCTCAAACTCCGAGATGGCTCCGATCTTCGCTCCCGCCGCCGCCGTCACCATCCAGGGCAAGGTGCTCGGCGTCCTGCGCAGGTATTAG
- a CDS encoding response regulator transcription factor, producing the protein MGILLVEDDKALGMLLKQGLEREGYAVEWLQDGETALNHVEEEGPDLVVLDLSLPKMDGAQLLEEVHRRLPQTSVLVLTGRTKVEERVRCLDLGADDYLLKPFSFHELTARCRAVMRRKEQAGPEQVLKYGLVEINRVLRQVLVGGVEVELTAKEYALLEYLLQHKGKAVCRAQLLKEVWHTTSHTGTNVVDVYINYLRRKLTVQGVADGVALIETVRGEGYRLSNVPFRKLTQQRNGQGTGAGHSPLMLQRA; encoded by the coding sequence ATGGGCATTTTGCTGGTGGAAGACGACAAGGCGCTGGGGATGTTGCTGAAGCAGGGGCTGGAGCGGGAAGGCTACGCTGTTGAGTGGTTGCAGGATGGAGAGACCGCTCTAAACCACGTTGAGGAAGAAGGCCCGGATCTGGTGGTCCTGGATTTGAGTCTTCCGAAGATGGATGGCGCACAGTTGCTGGAAGAGGTGCATCGCAGGCTGCCGCAGACCTCGGTGTTGGTTCTGACGGGCCGTACGAAGGTGGAGGAGCGAGTCCGCTGCCTGGACCTTGGCGCCGATGACTACCTGTTAAAACCGTTTAGTTTTCATGAACTGACGGCCCGCTGCCGCGCGGTCATGCGGCGCAAGGAACAGGCTGGCCCTGAGCAGGTGCTTAAATACGGTCTTGTGGAGATCAATCGTGTGCTTCGCCAGGTCCTGGTTGGAGGCGTGGAGGTTGAACTGACCGCCAAGGAGTATGCGCTGCTGGAGTATCTGCTGCAGCACAAGGGAAAGGCCGTTTGCCGGGCGCAGTTGCTGAAAGAGGTGTGGCACACGACCTCGCATACCGGTACCAATGTGGTGGATGTGTATATCAACTACCTGCGCCGCAAGCTGACGGTCCAGGGAGTCGCCGACGGTGTCGCACTGATTGAGACAGTGCGTGGCGAAGGCTACCGGTTGAGCAACGTTCCCTTTCGGAAGCTCACGCAGCAGAGAAACGGCCAGGGGACGGGAGCCGGACATTCCCCTCTGATGCTGCAGCGCGCCTGA
- a CDS encoding sigma-54-dependent transcriptional regulator, whose translation MPFETRSSDAPIAVRCAVVVSPDGDRRLRWAEALTGLRWQVEVAQGGAEAMTCMERRIPEALVVDHWLPDLEVEGFISWVREAFPGVDIVRADGMATGDGPRSPRRHELLHALRSAEDESFNLPEAAPVAAVPRVVPMPVAAAELSTDAVLLPGLIGASVGMRTLARMVRLVAPRSATVLIEGETGTGKEVVARAIHRLSPRVQKPFVTLNCAAIPEALLEAELFGHTRGAFTGAVQSRTGRIEAAHGGTLFLDEIGEMPLTLQAKMLRFLENGELQRVGDNETIRVDVRVVGATHRDLERMSGERSFRLDLYHRLAVFPVTIPPLRERKEDIPLLVAYFLDKLGEEMPQKRLRPEAMDGLLSYEWPGNVRELGHVLERAAILAEERPEIGPEEIVLRRKRL comes from the coding sequence ATGCCGTTTGAAACAAGATCTTCGGATGCTCCCATTGCTGTCCGTTGCGCGGTAGTAGTAAGTCCGGATGGAGACCGTAGACTTCGCTGGGCTGAGGCATTGACCGGGCTACGCTGGCAGGTTGAGGTGGCCCAGGGCGGGGCCGAGGCGATGACCTGCATGGAGCGTCGCATTCCCGAGGCGCTGGTTGTGGATCACTGGTTGCCGGACTTAGAGGTCGAGGGTTTTATCTCCTGGGTCCGCGAGGCGTTTCCAGGTGTCGATATCGTTCGTGCAGATGGTATGGCAACCGGAGATGGGCCGCGCAGTCCGCGGCGGCATGAATTGCTTCACGCACTACGATCGGCGGAAGACGAGAGTTTCAACCTTCCGGAAGCTGCGCCTGTAGCTGCGGTGCCGAGAGTGGTTCCCATGCCGGTCGCGGCTGCCGAGCTTTCGACCGATGCCGTGTTGTTGCCGGGGCTGATCGGAGCCAGTGTCGGGATGCGGACTCTGGCGCGGATGGTACGCCTGGTTGCTCCGCGCAGCGCAACCGTGCTGATCGAAGGCGAAACCGGAACAGGAAAAGAAGTGGTGGCGCGTGCGATTCACCGTTTGAGTCCGCGTGTGCAGAAGCCGTTTGTGACGCTGAACTGCGCAGCAATCCCGGAGGCATTGCTGGAGGCCGAGTTGTTTGGTCACACGCGGGGAGCCTTTACCGGAGCGGTGCAGTCACGCACCGGACGCATTGAGGCGGCCCACGGCGGAACCCTGTTTCTGGATGAGATCGGGGAGATGCCCCTGACGCTGCAGGCCAAGATGCTGCGCTTCCTTGAAAATGGTGAGCTGCAGAGGGTCGGCGATAACGAGACGATCCGCGTGGATGTACGCGTGGTTGGGGCTACGCATCGAGACCTGGAGAGAATGAGCGGGGAGCGGAGTTTTCGTTTGGACCTTTACCATCGCCTGGCGGTTTTTCCGGTTACGATTCCGCCGCTACGCGAGCGCAAGGAGGATATCCCGCTGCTGGTGGCATACTTCCTGGACAAACTGGGCGAGGAGATGCCGCAGAAGCGTCTGCGACCGGAAGCCATGGATGGTCTGCTGTCGTATGAATGGCCGGGCAATGTCCGCGAACTGGGACACGTATTGGAGCGTGCCGCAATTCTTGCCGAGGAGCGTCCGGAGATTGGACCGGAAGAGATTGTGCTGCGCCGCAAGCGCCTTTGA
- a CDS encoding flagellar basal body rod protein FlgB, translating to MSDALVRYLDLASTQMKLTASNIANADTPGYRTQGFSFEEQMRQAMSGSASGAFSPEVQDVDGLVARTDGNNVSLEREGLEMAKSQLTFRTGVDLLRHEYSRMTDAIKSDGK from the coding sequence ATGAGTGATGCGTTGGTGCGGTATCTTGACCTGGCCAGCACGCAGATGAAGCTGACGGCCAGCAACATAGCAAATGCCGACACCCCGGGCTATCGCACACAGGGGTTCAGCTTTGAAGAGCAGATGCGGCAGGCGATGTCCGGGAGTGCGAGTGGAGCGTTCTCCCCGGAAGTGCAGGATGTTGACGGTCTGGTCGCGCGTACTGACGGCAACAACGTCTCCCTGGAGCGCGAGGGGCTGGAGATGGCGAAATCGCAGCTTACTTTCCGCACGGGAGTCGATCTGCTGCGACATGAATACTCGCGCATGACGGACGCAATCAAATCGGACGGTAAGTGA